Proteins from a single region of Papaver somniferum cultivar HN1 unplaced genomic scaffold, ASM357369v1 unplaced-scaffold_48, whole genome shotgun sequence:
- the LOC113342851 gene encoding probable E3 ubiquitin-protein ligase ARI7, with protein sequence MDSKDEYLSSNVEEEFDDGDCDDDHIDFDDEEDQEFEIDDDSDETGGKEICYTILKEEDVCKRQEEYITQTSTSLSIPTESATILLQYYNWDVDKAQDAWFADEDKARKDVGLQEVVPIQNTENIIKCRICFDEFERDGTCATTCGHLFCNMCWAQYVSIKIIDGPGCLRLRCPEPSCGVAVGQDMVNELVSDEDKEKYSRYLLRSYVEDQKNIKWCPSPDCEFSVEFVAGSSSFDVVCGSDHSFCWNCLDDAHRPVDCDTVHKWAVKNTAESENVTWILANSKSCPKCKKPIQKNKGCMHMRCHCNFEFCWLCLGDWSTHGDKTGGFYACNIYEKAKLEGRYKEEDKLKEAKDYLDRYTFYYERFAENQKSRLKAAGSLQKTISSDFANLSDRYRLTASNLQVIIDAWQQIIECRRVLKWTYAYGYYLPQSEHAKKQFFQYLQGEAESGLERLHHWAEVEIQRYIKEDDAPEDFNDFSVNLHYLTKHTRTYFENLVGALENGLSEVDSETAARQPAHFEENCQCKSKRGRRRK encoded by the coding sequence ATGGATTCAAAAGATGAGTATTTGAGTTCTAATGTAGAAGAGGAATTTGATGATGGTGATTGTGATGATGAtcatattgattttgatgatgaagaggatCAAGAGTTTGAAATTGATGATGATTCAGATGAAACCGGTGGTAAGGAGATATGTTATACCATTCTAAAGGAAGAAGATGTATGTAAGCGACAGGAAGAATATATTACACAGACATCTACTAGCCTTTCCATTCCAACAGAATCAGCAACCATCTTGCTGCAATACTATAACTGGGATGTTGATAAAGCCCAGGATGCTTGGTTTGCCGACGAAGACAAAGCTCGAAAGGATGTTGGGTTACAAGAAGTAGTTCCGATTCAGAACACGGAGAATATAATCAAGTGTAGGATCTGCTTTGATGAGTTCGAACGGGATGGTACGTGTGCTACTACTTGTGGTCATCTCTTTTGTAATATGTGCTGGGCACAATATGTTAGCATTAAAATTATTGACGGACCTGGGTGTTTAAGGTTGCGATGTCCTGAACCGTCTTGCGGGGTCGCTGTTGGTCAGGACATGGTTAATGAATTGGTTTCTGATGAAGATAAGGAGAAGTATTCTCGTTACCTTTTAAGATCTTACGTCGAAGATCAGAAAAACATCAAATGGTGCCCTTCTCCAGACTGTGAGTTTTCTGTTGAATTCGTTGCTGGTAGTTCAAGTTTCGATGTTGTTTGCGGTTCGGATCATAGCTTTTGCTGGAATTGTCTGGACGATGCGCATCGTCCAGTGGACTGCGACACAGTCCACAAGTGGGCCGTGAAGAATACTGCGGAGTCTGAAAACGTAACTTGGATATTAGCTAATTCAAAATCTTGTCCAAAGTGCAAGAAACCAATTCAGAAAAACAAGGGGTGTATGCATATGAGATGCCATTGCAATTTTGAGTTCTGCTGGCTCTGCCTTGGTGATTGGTCAACTCATGGGGACAAAACAGGTGGTTTTTATGCGTGTAATATCTATGAGAAAGCAAAATTGGAGGGACGCTACAAGGAGGAAGATAAACTGAAGGAGGCTAAAGATTACTTGGATAGATATACTTTTTACTACGAAAGGTTTGCAGAAAACCAGAAGTCCAGGCTAAAGGCTGCTGGAAGCTTGCAGAAAACCATATCTAGTGACTTTGCTAACCTTAGCGACAGATATAGGTTGACTGCTTCGAATCTTCAGGTTATTATAGATGCTTGGCAACAGATCATCGAATGCAGGCGTGTTCTGAAGTGGACTTATGCCTACGGATATTACTTACCTCAAAGTGAACATGCAAAGAAACAGTTCTTTCAGTATTTGCAAGGTGAAGCTGAGTCTGGGTTGGAAAGGCTCCATCATTGGGCGGAAGTGGAAATACAAAGATATATCAAGGAAGATGATGCACCCGAAGACTTCAACGATTTCAGTGTAAATCTACATTATCTGACCAAACACACAAGAACTTACTTCGAAAACCTAGTTGGTGCTCTAGAGAATGGTCTGTCAGAAGTAGACTCCGAGACTGCAGCAAGACAACCGGCTCATTTCGAAGAAAATTGTCAATGTAAGAGCAAGAGAGGCAGGAGACGCAAGTGA
- the LOC113342828 gene encoding uncharacterized protein LOC113342828, which translates to MGSSPTSHSIPILNTLSNTIIPVKLQEGNFLVWKSLVLPVLDEYEVLGFVDGSYRTPNQFLNDESPGSQTVNPDYVEWQDEDQRLLLWLHSTISESVLSSYVVAGLPTSGSLWNYLEERFGADACRTNPTCQICIKFGLYLAVPVVLIQMLFISFIIPDPNIPNYAVTSISIKGMNLTPSTYSDDLIVSPEINISINATNPKGAPGSYYSEKGFSVSIYYYSDTLLCSSDNLVPTFHQQPTENVTMIQTVLMGSRINLTPIICDSLLDRQSKGMTPLVIYMWISYGVKNENHPVVSMSAYKNC; encoded by the exons ATGGGTTCTTCACCGACCTCGCATTCTATTCCAATATTGAATACTCTTTCTAATACTATCATTCCTGTAAAGCTCCAAGAAGGCAATTTTCTTGTTTGGAAGTCTCTTGTTCTACCAGTCTTGGATGAATATGAAGTACTTGGGTTTGTTGATGGATCATACAGAACTCCAAACCAATTCTTAAACGACGAAAGTCCGGGTTCTCAAACAGTAAATCCAGATTATGTTGAATGGCAAGATGAGGATCAAAGGTTGTTACTTTGGCTTCACTCAACCATTTCTGAATCTGTATTATCATCATACGTTGTTGCAGGTTTGCCTACTTCCGGATCTCTATGGAATTATCTTGAAGAGCGATTCGGAGCAGATGCATGTAGGACTAATCCTACTTGTCAAATTTGCATCAAATTTGGCCTCTATTTAGCCGTTCCTGTTGTACTTATACAGATGCTTTTTATCAGTTTCATCATTCCGGACCCAAATATACCGAACTATGCTGTCACTAGTATCTCTATCAAAGGTATGAATCTCACACCATCGACATATTCTGATGATCTAATTGTGTCACCAGAAATCAACATCTCAATTAATGCGACTAACCCAAAAGGAGCACCGGGAAGTTACTATTCCGAGAAAGGATTTTCGGTATCTATATACTACTACTCTGACACCCTTCTTTGTTCATCGGATAATTTAGTGCCGACTTTCCACCAGCAACCAACAGAAAATGTAACGATGATTCAGACGGTGTTAATGGGTTCGCGGATAAATCTAACGCCTATCATCTGTGATTCTTTATTGGATCGCCAAAGTAAAGGGATGACTCCTCTTGTGATTTATATGTGGATATCCTATGGAGTTAAGAATGAAAATCACCCAGTTGTTTCAATGTCAGCTTACAAG AACTGTTAA